The sequence TGTCTATACCCAATAGTATTTCTGTTGAAATTCACGGGAAAGAGGATTTAAATAGCTCCTCCCGATGGTTCCCAAGCAATATTTATGATTATCAATATACTAGCGCTGTCAATTTTGAAACTTTCCCTACAGAAATTCTTGTTAAATTGCAAGCCATCAGAGATGATGCAGTAGATACAGAACCCGATATCTATCATTACAGTCTTCCTACTATATCAGGTTCTTTCACAAGAGATACCAATGGAAACTTTCATACTATTCCTTATGACAATATCAAAATTTCTTATTCTGATATGAATAATGAATTTACCATTATTGATCCCCAAGGTATTATTTATACTTTGAAAGTAGGAAATTCTCTGTCTTTACTGAACACATCTCCTTTTGCGTATAGAGCATCATTCTTATTAGACAAAATTACGTTTCCCAATAAGGAGGAAATTATATTTAAATATGACAAGTATATGTCATATAAAAGTATTACTCATGGCTATACCGATCTGTATTATCCGATCCCTATAGCATTTGATCCATGTGTAGCGGGGCAAAAAAATATCCATACTGCCACAACCAACCGTTATATTGATAAATTGCCTACAGAGATTATTTATAACAACGAAATCCTAAAATTTAATTATACCAATACCATTAATGGGGCAACTGGCAGAAAAGATATCTTTACAGATACTCCTGAAAATACCTATGCATTAGATGAAATAACAGTAGTTGATAATCAAAATAATAAAATAATAAAAAATCTCAGATTGGTTCACGATTATTTTACATCTTCAGATATTATCACTTCAGCATATAGGAATTACAGATTAAAACTTCTAAGAGTCGAAAACTTGTTGGAAAACAGTAAATATTCTTTTGATTACAATGAAAAAAGTAAGCCATCTATTGGTAGCTATTCACAGGATATCTGGGGGTATTATAATGGAAAAGGTGGAGTAGGCCTGATTCCTAATATGCACTATTTTAATAGAGACTATACTGAAGGGGCAGACAGAAGTGTAGATCCAGTATATACCCAAGCATACATTTTAAAGAAAATTACTTATCCTACAGGTGGATCATCTGCATTTTCTTATGAAAACAATACAGTATGGGCAAAATTGATTATTCCTAAAAAAGAGGAAACGATTTATAATTACATTAATAATTCGTATACCAATGATCAGAACGAGTATGACAATATTCTAATGACTACACCTTCCAATGAATACTTTTATATTGATGTAAATCCTGTGGATTCTGATGAGCAGTTATGGGTTGAGTTTCTTAATTCATGTTCCAACCAAATACCTAATGAAATCCCTGAAAATGGAAGCAGCATGGGAATGGCTTATATTGATGAATTTGTCAATAATCAATGGAAAAATCTATCAACATTTAGTGGAACTGATGTTATTGGACCATTAAAAGATGGTAATGGAGCACCAGCAAATAATAAATTTTTTTTAAATCCTCAGGCACCTAAAAGGATAAGAGTAAGAAGGATGGGAAATTGCTCTACGAGTTTGAAAATTTCTAAAATAAAATATGTTAACGAAATAATCAATCAAAATAATATTGTTGGCGGATTGAGGATAAAAAGCATAGAAGATTTTGATGGTACAGCAAACTATACAAAGAGACAGTTCCAATATCATAACCCTACTCTTGCTGGAGAGCAGTCTTCAGGATCTTTTGCTTCACCTTTGAAATTTTTAAGTATTATACCCAGAGAAGTCGAATTTGAAGGAAAATCATTGCTTTGCAATATGTATGGTTTAAGCGCAGATCAGGCTATAAACTCCAGCCTCCTGGGTAAAGATGTAGTTAATTACAAATATGTAACAGAACATACTTTAGGGAAAGGAAAAAAGGATTATCAATTCATAGCAGAAGAAAATGAGCTTAACCTATCCAATATCGGTAATGGGTTTAATCCATTCCGTTTCATTAATAAAAATCTGATTAATGAAAAGTTTTATACTGATAATGGAACAAACCCAATAAAAGAAATTATTTATAATTATTCTCTAACATATTCTAAAAATGCATTGTCATCAAACTCTTATGGAAATCCATTAATGATAGCTCCTTATGGAAAAATTATCATGATTGATAGAAATGTAAGCATGGCATCGGGAGGTCTATATTCTACACAAGTATTAGAATCTTATCCTATAGAATCAGGGAAATTTTTATTAGATGAAACTGTAACGAAAGATTATATTAATGGCAGCGAAATAATTACAAAAGTTAATAACAATTATTCTATTGACAATATCCAAAACCCCATTAACCTTCTGAAGCAAAGTGTGACTTATGGTAATAGTAATAATGCTAATAGTACAGAAACCTCTTACCAATATGCTCATGAGAAGAACAATCAAAAATTAATTAACGCCAATATGGTTGGGATTCCTTTAGAAACCTCTGTATTACAAAAGAAAAATGTAAATGATCCGGGGAATATAACTTCTAAAACTGAAACCAAGTATGACGATCCTACTACATTATTTCCAACCTCAGTATTGTCTTACAATCTTCAAAATCCTTCTTTAGGATCAACAGAATTGAGTTATGATAAGTATGATTCTAAAGGGAATATTGTGCAGTATACTAACAGAGCGGGAGTATCAACAGTCATTATCTGGGGGTACAACCAAACTCAGCCTATTGCCAAGATTGAAAATGCAAAACTGGAAGGAATTGGGCAACCTTTTATAGATAGTATAGTGAATGCTTCTAATCTGGATGCCGCTGCTGAAAGAAATAATGATGAAACCAATCTGCACAATGCCTTTAAGGACTTTAGGAATAATTTATCCGGTTACCAGATCACAACCTACAGTTATGATCCATTAATTGGAGTAAGAAGTATTACCCCTCCCTCCGGAATCCGTGAAGTTTACCTTTATGATGCTGCCGGCAGGCTTAAAGAAGTCAGAGAGCACAACAATACTGGAAAGCTATTAAAAGAATTCAATTACCATTACAAAAACTAAGACGATGAAAAAACTTATAATTCCCATAGGCATGCTGCTGATAAGCCATTCAGTCCATGCGCAGCTTACCCCGGGAGAAAACTATATCCAATCCAGGACCTATCTTGATTATAATGGAACGACCCCTTCAAAAACCTCAGAAACCGTCCAGTATTTTGATGGTTTGGGAAGACCTAAACAGGTAGTGAATGTAAAAGCCTCTCCCTTGGGAAAGGACGTGGTTACTCACATTGAATATGACCAGTTCGGAAGACAGGTGAAAGACTATCTTCCTGTACCTCAATCAGGAACTTTGAATGGAGGAATTATTCCCAATCCTTTAGCCAATGCCAGCAATTCTCCTTATGGCTCAGAAAAGATCTATTCTGAAAAAATATTGGAAAACTCTCCACTCAACAGGCTTCAGCAACAGATCCAGGTGGGGAATGACTGGAGCGCCAAGCCTGTGAAGTTTGGGTATGAAACCAATATAGGCAATGAAGTGTACCAGCATATTACCACCACCACCTGGGAAAACGGGGCCACTAAAAGTGGGATAAGTTTATCTCCGGCAGTTTTATATGCACCTGGTACCTTGTATAAAAATACGGTGACAGATGAAGATGGAAACCCAACGGTGGAGTTCAAAAATGGGAAAGGGCAAACCTTGCTGGTAAGAAAGCTGATGGGCTCCACCGAGCAGGCAGATACTTACTATGTGTATAACGAATACGATCAGCTGGCCTTTGTGATTCCTCCCAATGCTGTTCAAAAACCTATTAGCGAAGCTCTGCTCAATGATCTCTGTTACCAGTACCGTTATGACGGAAGAGGAAGACTGGTAGAAAAAAAACTTCCTGGTAAAGGCTGGGAATATATGGTATATGATAAACAGGATAGGCTAGTTCTTACTCAGGATGCCAATTTAAGGTCTCAAGATAAATGGCTGTTTACAAAATATGACCAGTTTTCAAGACCAATTTATACGGGAATATTAGACAGCCAGCCAGGCAGAATTCAACAGGTGGCTGCAATAGAAGGACATGGTTCCAATAACGAAGTCAGATCTGTTAACAGTTGGAGTAATAGTGGAATGGATGTCTTTTATACAAGTAATCAAGCTTATCCTGCAACTAACTTTAAGCTTTTAAGTGTCAATTATTATGATTTTTATCCTGCTTATGGTTTTAATCCAACTTTCCCCATTACCATTCAGGGAGAACCTACTTTAAAAGAAACAGTCTCCTCCGAAGGAAAAAGCACCAAGGGACTTCCTGTGATGAGTTTTGTTAAGAATGTTGAAGATGACAACTGGACCAAGAATTATACGTATTATGACACCAAAGGAAGAGTGCTAGGCACCCATTCCATTAATCATTTGGGAGGCTATACTAAAACAGAATCCAAGCTGGATTTTGCAGGAGTAGCTCAAACGGTGATCACCAAACATAAGAGACTGGAAACAGACCCAGAAAGAGTAATCACCGAAACCTTTGATTATGACCACCAGAACAGACTTTTGGTACATAAGCATCAGGTAGATGCTAATCCTGTGGAAATCCTTACCCAGAATACGTATAATGAACTTTCGCAGCTGGAATCTAAAAAAGTGGGGGGAATTGCTGCAGGATCTGCTCTTCAGCAGATGGATTATAAGTACAATATCCGTGGCTGGATGACTAAGATCAATGATCCTTTGAATCTAAATGGAAGATTGTTTGGCTATGAAATAAAATATCATAATCCTGTATCTTCAGTAAAATCACCCGGGAAGTTTAACGGAAATATTGCAGAGATCGACTGGAAGAATTCTTCAGAAGACATTCTGAAAAGATACAACTATGAATATGATCCTCTGAACCGTTTAAAAAATGGATTCTACTCAGAACCTAATGCCACTAATCCTGGCAATGGTAATTTTGATGAATATCTTACCTATGACCTGAATGGAAACATTAATACCCTGCAACGAAAAGCCACCCCAATATCAGGTCAAACTCCTGCATTGGTAGATAACCTTGAATATAAATATACCGGAAACCGCCTGAATCAGGTGATAGAATCTGCAATGAACGATACCGGGTATGAAGGCGGAAATAATATAATAGATTATGATGTGAATGGAAATATGATTAATATGAAAGATAAGGGAATCAACACTATTGGTTATAATCATCTCAGCCTTCCCAATACATTTGCAATGAGCCATCCGGATCCTATTATTGTTGGTCAGCAAACAAGTGCTAATCTTGGATATTTATACCGTGCAGATGGAACCAAACTAAGAAAGACGTATTCAACGCGGCCTCCGAGAGGATCGGTTAGTACCAGTATGACCGATTATCTGGATGGCTTCCAATACTCATACCGGGAAGGTGGGGGACTCTGTCTAACCTGTCGTACCGAGTCTGCTTTTGAAGAACAGGCTTACGGAAATCTCGGAAAAACCTTTCCTAATATAGGAGATCCCCCAGCATGGAAACTGGATTTTGTGCCCACTTCAGAAGGCTTTTACAGTTTCACAGAAAACCGTTATATTTACCAGTATAAAGATCACTTAGGCAACACCCGAGTAAGTTTTGCCAAAGACAGCGCAGGTGTTCTGGAAATTACCGATACGAATAGCTATTATCCTTTTGGTCTCAACCATATCTCAGGAATGTTTGGAACTTCTAATTTTGGAGGATTATATAGTTATAAGTATCAAGGACAAGAGTTACAAGAGACAGGTTTTTACTCATTTAAGTGGAGAAATTATATGCCAGACTTGGGAAGGTTTTTTAATATAGATCCTTTGAGTGAAAAATATGCTTATCAATCTCATTATAATTTTTCTGAAAATCGTGTTGTTGATGCAAGAGAGCTGGAGGGATTAGAAGCTGTAGATTTTAGGAAGAATGATGGCTATAAAAATTTAGTTGTTGTTGTACAGGGATGGTCGGGAGATACGAAGAAAGGATATACCCAATCTCAGAATGTAGGAGGTAGCAATAATCCTGATTTTAAAGGAAAAGGAAACCTTGATCTTATTGGTATTGGAGGATTAGTTGGTTTAGCTAATTCTAATACTCGAGTTGTTGTTTTTGATTCATCACAGAATGAAAATACAAAAAATGACCTCAAATCAACTATCTCAAATTTTAATAATGTGCATTCAGACGGTGTGGTTGCTGCTGTTGGGCATAGTTTAGGAGGTGATAATCTGGTAGAATCAGTAAATGAAAATAAAAATTTAAAAGTAGATTTAATGGTGACTTTAGATATAATGGATAGTTATTCTGATACAAAGATACCGTCTAACGTATCGAAAGCGGTTAATTACTACCAGACAAAAAATATATACGGAGGAGAGAAAATAGAACCTACAAGCGATAATAAGACTACTAAAATAGTAAATGTTCTTGCCCCTACATCAGATCATAAAAGCATAGATAATGATTTAAGCACAAAAGTTAGAGATGTTGTAAAGAGAGAATTAATACCTAATCAATAATGAAAACAGTTACAAAAACAATTTTAATTATTTCAATAATTTATACCGTACTTTTATTATATTTTCAATATGATTATTTTTTAGAATTTACCCCTTTGGTGATAGTTCTATTGGCAATTAACTTTTACATGATTTATAAATACAATAATAAGTTGCTAAACTTTATTTTAAATGGTTTATTGTTTGTCTTTCTAATATTTTGCTTCTCCTTTGGGGTAGTATTAAGGCAGGACTGGTAGATATAAGCTTTATAAAACAACAAAGCCACTCAAACGAGTGGCTTTGTTGTTTTATAAAATGCTTTGCAGTTTAGTTTGTTTAAGGAACGCATCAAGGAGAGCGAAGACGTGTTGTCTATCATTTTCTTTTAGTTTTTGTATATCTAAAATTTTAACGACAATATTTTTATCCAGTAAAATATCCGTAGACCCTACGAGATAATCCAGAGATACTTCCAGGGCTTCTGCCAGTTGTGTAGCCATCTCAATAGATGGTTTTACTTCCTCACGCTCATATCTTCCGATGATCGCCCCACCGCTCGCGCAAGCATCATGGCTCATATCCTCAATAACAAAAAAGCCATTGCTAGATCAGCAATGGCGTTTTTACATGGCTTAGATAATCTTTATATTATTAAAAATATCTCCGCTGGCGCAAACATTTTGCTTATACCAACATAAAAAGAAAACCAATATATTCATTAAGAACTCATTACACCCTGTTTTTTTTAATAAAAGAAATTTATATTCTTTAACTTTGTATTTTTCAATAGCTAACACTTCTTAGTATTGAAATTCAAATCCAACCCAAAAATAAAATCATGTCAATTACCAACGACGATCAGTTAATCGGAATGCAGAAAGTGAGTGAAGCGGTTGCTTATACCTTGAAAGAGATGAAGCAATACGCTCAGCCAGGGATGACCACAAAGGAGCTTGATGAATACGGTGCTAAAATACTTGCTGATTTCGGAGCTAAGTCTGCACCTTATCTTACCTACGGATTTCCCGGATGGACTTGCATCAGTGTAGATAACGAATTTTGCCACGGGATTCCCACAGATCAAAGAGTTTTGAAGGAAGGTGACCTCATTAACATAGATGTTTCTGCAGAGCTCAACGGATATTGGGCTGATAATGGAGGATCCTTTGTGATTGGGGAAGACATTCATCAGCATCAGACATTGGTAAATGCTTCTAAAGATATTCTTCAAAAAGCAATTGATAATATAAAAGGGGGTGTGAAAATAGCAGATATCGGATTTTTAATGGAGACCGAAGCAAAGAAGAGAGGTTTTAAAGTCATTAAAAATCTTGGCGGACATGGTGTAGGAAGAAGTTTACATGAACAGCCCGATGAATTACTGAATTATAAAAACCGTTTCGATACCAGACGTTTTAAGAAAAATTCTGTAGTGGCAATTGAAACATTTATCTCTACTTCCTCAAATCTTGCTGTAGAATTAAAAGATGGCTGGACGATGGTAGGGAACAAAGGCGGCTATATGGCACAACATGAACATACCATTTTGATCACCGATGGAAAGCCTGTCATTTTAACTGAAATGAATGGAATCTTGAATTAATATTTCATCCCAACTTCTGAACATATTTTAATGATTAATTCTGTTTATCCAATAAATAGAAAGGTAGACATTTTGTCTTTAACGTTGAAATTTCTCAATTAAAACCGTATAAAAATGATCAGTGAAAAGAACTTGAAGGTTATCGAAAATTTCATTCAGATATTTGATAGCAATATCTATCGTAAAAAAGAAATATTGATGGATATCGATCAGGTGCACCGTGACTTATTTTACATTAAAAAAGGAGTGGCCAGGATCTTTTACTATGACGATAAAGCACAGGATCATACCCATTGGATCAGTTCAGATCATAGTTTTATAGCTCTTTTTTCAAGCGTATTGTCCGGAAAGGCGGCTCAACATTTTGAAATGGAAAGTATCGGACCAAAGATTACCCAGGACTTTTTACTCCTAGGTTCCAATGAAGATCACTTTATCCCCGTTGAATTATGCAAAAGAGTGATTGATGCTTTACCTAATGTAAAGTCACTTACCTATAAAATGTACACCAAGTACGATCACGCTGAAAACCATTGTAATTTTGGAAACACAGAACTTGTTTTGAGTGATATAGTTCATTGGATGTTACACGCTAGAAATAAGTAAAAAAATGCTCCTGTTAAAAATAAGGTTGTTTCTTAGGAAGCTGCCTTTTTTGTAGATCAATAATTGAAACCCTTGATTGTAAAATTGTTAATCAGCAAATACTTTCCTATATTTAGAGAACAAAATCATTCAGAAACTATTCACTATGAAAAAAGTTCTTTTAGCTATTCTGGGAATTCTCATTATTCTTGCTGCTGTCGTATTAATTAAAACTTACACCTATCCTTTTAAGAAAAATCCGTCAGGAGCAGGGGAAGGATGGAAACCTGTAAAAAATGACTCCGCAGTATCACGATTTTCCGGAGGGATAAAAATTCCTACCGTTTCTACCGGAAGTTTAGGCGAATTTAATTATGAACCTTTTGACCGGTTTAAGGAATATTTAAAAGCTACTTATCCATTAGTCTATCAAAATACTGAAAACGTAGAGATTAATAAATACGGATTGGTTTTCAGGCTTAAAGGAAGTAATCCAACATTAGAACCTATATTGTTTCTATCTCATATGGATGTAGTGCCTCCGGGGGATGCTGATATTAAAAATACCGCTGAAAATATCTTCAGACCGGATGATAAACCATCAGAACCTGTGGCCAAAGTTGCGGAAGACTGGGATTTTTCCCCTTTTTCCGGAGCTGTTGCTAACGGGAGAATTTATGGAAGAGGAGCAATAGATATGAAAGGAATGCTTTTCTCTTTAATGGAGTCTATGAATAACCTTATTAAAAGCAAACAAATTCCTCAGAGAGATATTTATTTAGCCTTTGGTTTTGATGAAGAAGTGGGAGGAAAGAACGGAGCTATGCAGATTGCAGATTACTTTAAGAAAAAAGGGTTGAAGTTCGATGCAGTATATGATGAAGGCGGACTGATTATGCGAAAAGGAAATGTAGCAGGGGTAGAGGCTGATGTTGCTGTAGTAGGTTGTGCTGAAAAAGGATTCCTTTCTGCCAAAATAAAAGTAAAAGGATTGGGTGGGCATTCCTCAATGCCTCCTATGGAAAGTGCTATCGGAAAAGCTGCAGTCATTATGCAAAAGCTGGAAGACGATCAGATGAAACCAGAGATAACCCCATTAATTAAAGAATTTTTTGATAATATTGGCGGTGCTATGCCTTTTACGACAAGAATGGCACTGGCTAACCAATGGCTTTTAAGACCGGTACTGATCTCGCAGCTTACCAAAAGTAATACCACCAATGCATTGGTACGAACCACAACAGCTTTAACAATGATGAAAGGAAGTGACGGAACCAATGTACTTTCTCCCGAAGTTGAATTTGTGGTTAATTTCAGGCTTCTTCCCGGAAATACTGTAAAAGATGTTAGGGATCATATTGCAAAAGCAACCAAAGGTTTTGATGTTGAAGTAGAGGAAATTGATAATACAAGAGAAGCATCAGCACTATCTTCATCGAATACCAAAGCATTCAAACTGATCGAAGCAGGAGTAAAAGAAATTTATCCTGAAGCCATTGTTTCCCCTTATCTCACCATGGCCGGAACAGACGCCGGGAAATATGAAATTGTAAGCAAAAACGTCTACAGATTCATGCCGATCAGAATCAACAGTGCGGAACAGCAAAGCATCCACAGTACCAATGAATATCTAAGTATAGAAAACTATCTGAAGATGATCCATTATTTTGAATTTATGATGAAAAATTATGATAAGTAATGCAGAGTTCGTGGAGAATAGAAAAGTAATCGTAAACTCTGTTACTAACAAAATATTGACAAGCCGAAGCGACTTGAGCACGCAGTATTAACATTTATGCTGATTGTTGATTACAATCTTTTAGCCTGTCTCTATTTTCTTCTTTTTCAAAAAAAATATTATGCGTCAAGTTTTGTCGCATTACGGTAATAGCTTTGTCATATCAAAATTATAGAGCTATGGAATTGCCACTTTACTTAAACTTTAACGACTTTGAAAACCATTATTATGATCATCTTGAAAAATGGTTTGAAGAATATTATAATGCTAGTGAAGCAGATTACCTGAAAACGTTGGCAAGTATGTATAGTCCTTATGTATACTACAATTTTGCTGATGAGAGCCTGCAGGCAGATGCTACCATTGAAATCAAAGACTGTTTCTTCCCTTATCATGAGAAAATCGGGATTTCTTTCTGTACAGGTTGTGAAAATGGTACCTCACCCAAAAAAGGAATGAATCACGTTTTTGAATGGAAAAACATTTCCATGATGGAATACGCTCAGCATATTTTGGACAAGATCAATCGCCATTGCTCAAAAAATAAAGATGCCCTGAGTGGCAGTAAAAATATCCTGGATTACATCAATGATTATGATATTGTGACTTCCCGCGAAGGTGCAGGATATTGTATCAGCTACAACAGCCATCAGATGACCATTCCTTTTCTTAAGGCTTATCTTCCTTATTATGGGCAGACGGTAGACATGGCACTATATAGGGATTTTATATTTTCCATTGTACAAATTGCAGAGTTTATTGATCAGAAATTAAAAACAATTCAGGCTTTTGAACATACCATTTATGCCCAGTCAAGAGCCGAAGCCAAATTCAAGGTACAGATGAGCCGCCAGTTTCTGACCCTATGCAATTAAAATTTTACACCAACATTCATACTTAATTATATTGCGGAGAATCTATATTTTCCAACGAAAATCCTAGCCATTACTGACTAGGATTTTTTATAGATAAACTTAATCAAGGTGATCCTGATCCGTTGTCTCTTTCTTTTTATAAGGAATGTTCCAGACGAGGTCTGCCGCAATATAATGAACTCCTCCGTGCTGAATACTTTTGCTGCCCCTGATCAGATCATCCATATAACCGATATCCACTGTGAAAGGAGAATTGGGAATATTGAACATATAGTAAGCAGCCAGCCGCAATTCACGGTATCCAAAAGAGTTCCAGTGTTGGTCATGCTCATTGAGATGACTAATGGAAAACAACGCTTCAGCACTTAATGCCAGCTTTTGATTATTCTTAGGAGATAGATTATAGGTTAACTGGCTTTTGATCCGGGTTCTCAATTGAAAATCTTCATCCACTTTATGAAAATCAGCATCAAAGAACTTTCTGAATTCCTGTCGAACCGTATTTTTAAGCTTTAGATTTTTCCCAAGATCAAAAGTATAGGCATAGCGCCCATAAATTCTGAATTCCTGTTCTATACCTTCTTTTTCATAAGGAGCTTCTTTATCATATTCAGGCTGTCGGCGGTAGCTTAAAGCATAACTGTATTGCTGATGAGGTGCAAAAGAGTGATAAAACTCGTGGTTTAATACAAAAATAGCCTGTTTTGCAAACAAATTATTGTTATCCAGAGTACTTTTACGTCCTATCGCAACATAGCTCATCGTTTGTTTCTTTCCCAAAGAATCCAGATTACGTTTCACCCCAAAAGCTGACCAAAAGGCGGTCTTGGCATCCCCTAATCCAGGCGGACTGATCTGTGCTTTTACAAGGCTTCCTAAACAACCTGTTATACCTAAAATAATAAAAAATTTTCTTATACCGAACATCATGATAACTGCTTTACGATTATTAATGGCTGCGAAATCATAAGGTTAGATAAAAATATCAGCGATACGCAGAGAAAATATGTGGTCAAAACAAATTTATGAGACTTTATGAATAGAATGTTTATTCAAACATCTTAAATACTGTTTAAAAACATGACAAAAT is a genomic window of Chryseobacterium nakagawai containing:
- a CDS encoding DUF6443 domain-containing protein, with translation MKKLIIPIGMLLISHSVHAQLTPGENYIQSRTYLDYNGTTPSKTSETVQYFDGLGRPKQVVNVKASPLGKDVVTHIEYDQFGRQVKDYLPVPQSGTLNGGIIPNPLANASNSPYGSEKIYSEKILENSPLNRLQQQIQVGNDWSAKPVKFGYETNIGNEVYQHITTTTWENGATKSGISLSPAVLYAPGTLYKNTVTDEDGNPTVEFKNGKGQTLLVRKLMGSTEQADTYYVYNEYDQLAFVIPPNAVQKPISEALLNDLCYQYRYDGRGRLVEKKLPGKGWEYMVYDKQDRLVLTQDANLRSQDKWLFTKYDQFSRPIYTGILDSQPGRIQQVAAIEGHGSNNEVRSVNSWSNSGMDVFYTSNQAYPATNFKLLSVNYYDFYPAYGFNPTFPITIQGEPTLKETVSSEGKSTKGLPVMSFVKNVEDDNWTKNYTYYDTKGRVLGTHSINHLGGYTKTESKLDFAGVAQTVITKHKRLETDPERVITETFDYDHQNRLLVHKHQVDANPVEILTQNTYNELSQLESKKVGGIAAGSALQQMDYKYNIRGWMTKINDPLNLNGRLFGYEIKYHNPVSSVKSPGKFNGNIAEIDWKNSSEDILKRYNYEYDPLNRLKNGFYSEPNATNPGNGNFDEYLTYDLNGNINTLQRKATPISGQTPALVDNLEYKYTGNRLNQVIESAMNDTGYEGGNNIIDYDVNGNMINMKDKGINTIGYNHLSLPNTFAMSHPDPIIVGQQTSANLGYLYRADGTKLRKTYSTRPPRGSVSTSMTDYLDGFQYSYREGGGLCLTCRTESAFEEQAYGNLGKTFPNIGDPPAWKLDFVPTSEGFYSFTENRYIYQYKDHLGNTRVSFAKDSAGVLEITDTNSYYPFGLNHISGMFGTSNFGGLYSYKYQGQELQETGFYSFKWRNYMPDLGRFFNIDPLSEKYAYQSHYNFSENRVVDARELEGLEAVDFRKNDGYKNLVVVVQGWSGDTKKGYTQSQNVGGSNNPDFKGKGNLDLIGIGGLVGLANSNTRVVVFDSSQNENTKNDLKSTISNFNNVHSDGVVAAVGHSLGGDNLVESVNENKNLKVDLMVTLDIMDSYSDTKIPSNVSKAVNYYQTKNIYGGEKIEPTSDNKTTKIVNVLAPTSDHKSIDNDLSTKVRDVVKRELIPNQ
- a CDS encoding helix-turn-helix domain-containing protein; the protein is MSHDACASGGAIIGRYEREEVKPSIEMATQLAEALEVSLDYLVGSTDILLDKNIVVKILDIQKLKENDRQHVFALLDAFLKQTKLQSIL
- the map gene encoding type I methionyl aminopeptidase encodes the protein MSITNDDQLIGMQKVSEAVAYTLKEMKQYAQPGMTTKELDEYGAKILADFGAKSAPYLTYGFPGWTCISVDNEFCHGIPTDQRVLKEGDLINIDVSAELNGYWADNGGSFVIGEDIHQHQTLVNASKDILQKAIDNIKGGVKIADIGFLMETEAKKRGFKVIKNLGGHGVGRSLHEQPDELLNYKNRFDTRRFKKNSVVAIETFISTSSNLAVELKDGWTMVGNKGGYMAQHEHTILITDGKPVILTEMNGILN
- a CDS encoding cyclic nucleotide-binding domain-containing protein produces the protein MISEKNLKVIENFIQIFDSNIYRKKEILMDIDQVHRDLFYIKKGVARIFYYDDKAQDHTHWISSDHSFIALFSSVLSGKAAQHFEMESIGPKITQDFLLLGSNEDHFIPVELCKRVIDALPNVKSLTYKMYTKYDHAENHCNFGNTELVLSDIVHWMLHARNK
- a CDS encoding M20/M25/M40 family metallo-hydrolase; protein product: MKKVLLAILGILIILAAVVLIKTYTYPFKKNPSGAGEGWKPVKNDSAVSRFSGGIKIPTVSTGSLGEFNYEPFDRFKEYLKATYPLVYQNTENVEINKYGLVFRLKGSNPTLEPILFLSHMDVVPPGDADIKNTAENIFRPDDKPSEPVAKVAEDWDFSPFSGAVANGRIYGRGAIDMKGMLFSLMESMNNLIKSKQIPQRDIYLAFGFDEEVGGKNGAMQIADYFKKKGLKFDAVYDEGGLIMRKGNVAGVEADVAVVGCAEKGFLSAKIKVKGLGGHSSMPPMESAIGKAAVIMQKLEDDQMKPEITPLIKEFFDNIGGAMPFTTRMALANQWLLRPVLISQLTKSNTTNALVRTTTALTMMKGSDGTNVLSPEVEFVVNFRLLPGNTVKDVRDHIAKATKGFDVEVEEIDNTREASALSSSNTKAFKLIEAGVKEIYPEAIVSPYLTMAGTDAGKYEIVSKNVYRFMPIRINSAEQQSIHSTNEYLSIENYLKMIHYFEFMMKNYDK
- a CDS encoding DUF2490 domain-containing protein, producing MMFGIRKFFIILGITGCLGSLVKAQISPPGLGDAKTAFWSAFGVKRNLDSLGKKQTMSYVAIGRKSTLDNNNLFAKQAIFVLNHEFYHSFAPHQQYSYALSYRRQPEYDKEAPYEKEGIEQEFRIYGRYAYTFDLGKNLKLKNTVRQEFRKFFDADFHKVDEDFQLRTRIKSQLTYNLSPKNNQKLALSAEALFSISHLNEHDQHWNSFGYRELRLAAYYMFNIPNSPFTVDIGYMDDLIRGSKSIQHGGVHYIAADLVWNIPYKKKETTDQDHLD